Proteins from a single region of Synchiropus splendidus isolate RoL2022-P1 chromosome 3, RoL_Sspl_1.0, whole genome shotgun sequence:
- the shroom4 gene encoding protein Shroom4 isoform X3 — translation MLGSVRTVPHIRPHSWYLAKLPELPLPPPPPPPPSPPPSPGLPPADSPPLPPPPPAMQLHPGSYTLPWHTTDNSDLSMQWSHLPRPYSSTDRSSSLGSMESLDTPTPTTQLYSHNSPVDPALFNNKRDSAYSSFSASSNTSDYATIPMRHGEAVSMENLLRSLGSSCRGFAGIPVSTRASFGEMPDETHSIALKSRSLTRPRPTSVKVKERPSSCCFDESCREGDFDVVGKDEKSNPPKPPIRKDSFKAAQGCPRSANKRCASAPIEFSSNSYCCNENISSSKDAAANGHFLEPEQSQTDQNEDVRSSWMISDHHPQQEVTSLQSIPCSGPRWPESSMAIRNNSLSMQPDGQQSLKGLHRHSAPEKLLATQLQLLQFHSASPSLEPYSQPLAHNPRSFCTPQEELPSNSEIFNHQGNATLSEQGGSSSSPPGSVLIEGVSNDSGDKLEGTAVSKSSYPNQPHVSWGRSVSVPGEDSGTSVSGNRCSNAILESGFEPLSSAASVDTLLEEQRTCNSVKTLECREMEEKFPSKKPNPSRNHRRNRRRGERFATNLRNEIQRKKAQLQRSRGPGGLLCSGETVQEEDGPDIPEDGDDSDNVVQEKCPVLQNTQFQAIDEKSDNGSVHTLTKRAGQNTTRSTSVQIMDPGLPSFGVGIRVVEELAPAGKARRWRWTPEHKLQPEPESDRRCGVIRERVFDTTGSRHGVCAFTSSTSSYGRSSSYSRTEESDILPFADRMKFFEKISKGPSHGQNSTSHHVEYQEGSTDQQSSQRRYSYQGGQENMLPQTMEARRQSMCNRERQKERANEMEQRTKEQGKEDRARERGMRQARHDEELEMEIRERTRVEEHRRRQEMELSVERVNEKLQKESEMWKEKNDAHTGFHEEFYQPSCSKENVLGVSHLHNHHPMTQQFSYSQNQAPRSAFYPIMPHSQMNDGFQPLSSRASGPAETPCTRQQETSILSRKLSLTERDYHSWRREPRPPESFDQHPQHFRPDPLPSRETNGRSTDYNSYSFGAPTFSHRARAMSENDLRFDRSQRWLPADSRADRHPLIEVEEHTTGGSGEEPKDTTQTAKKKTPPPPRPPPPKWEQFHRRRASHHTLFTTAPHNQPMCTSSNTTEDHLTNEAPNETSRQRSYSLPPQRQEVADSCSRCCCEKSQRQSFSHFPSNQVETTLSSHSFENSPPNPTRQFADLSKHAASDHQSQEELNSVSPPSPMFSRRSFRPVVLPQRDAGMQFVRERENIEVLLPTPAETAALSSDFNTYSVRNREPMKTALTITRPGSEWERAPSPRVHGDAVLVPVSESRDSGGLLTHPSADEQQKQKVINLDFQSIEPQRIPETGIEPQETLSPSPAQSLEAELDVPLETDIDDFQEDEGLPVEDELITSELTCLALPVTVLETDIDTVQDLEVALVGRTRVESGSVEEDVETEMNSREQLSLEELFPQSSEGESGTESWREAYQSTENNTDSLDRRSGASSSCSSYYSTSAAKAQLLSQMKEFTDDRERDEDDELTYKKQLMESLRKKLGVLREAQRGLQEDIRANCQLGDEVENMVVAVCKPNEVDKFRMFIGDLDKVVSLLLSLSGRLLRVETTLDTMDPETDEHERLPLLEKKRQLMRQLTEAQDLKDHVDRREQAVSRVLGRCLSPEQHRDYSHFVKMKAALLVEQRQLEDKIRLGEEQLRGLRESLGLGLGLGLGMSIGYGQF, via the exons TGACCTGTCCATGCAGTGGAGTCACCTGCCCAGACCGTACTCATCCACTGACCGCAGCAGTTCCCTTGGATCCATGGAGAGCTTGGACACGCCCACACCCACTACACAGCTATACTCCCATAATTCACCAGTGGACCCAGCCCTTTTTAACAACAAGAGAGACTCTGCTTATAGCTCCTTCTCTGCCAGCTCAAATACATCTGACTATGCAACAATTCCAATGAGGCATGGTGAAGCTGTCTCTATGGAAAATCTCCTTCGTAGCTTGGGCTCAAGCTGCAGAGGATTCGCTGGAATTCCTGTATCAACTCGGGCGTCATTTGGTGAGATGCCAGATGAAACGCATTCAATTGCACTGAAGTCCAGGTCACTGACAAGGCCAAGACCAACATCCGTCAAGGTAAAGGAAAGGCCCTCCTCCTGTTGTTTTGATGAAAGCTGTCGGGAAGGAGATTTTGATGTTGTGGGGAAGGACGAGAAGTCAAACCCTCCAAAGCCACCAATTAGAAAGGACAGTTTCAAGGCAGCTCAGGGCTGCCCAAGAAGTGCAAATAAACGTTGTGCATCTGCCCCAATTGAATTTTCTAGcaattcctattgctgtaatgAAAACATATCTTCTTCGAAAGATGCAGCTGCAAATGGACATTTTTTGGAACCAGAACAGTCCCAAACAGATCAAAATGAAGATGTGCGAAGTTCATGGATGATCTCTGATCATCACCCTCAGCAAGAAGTCACCAGTCTTCAATCCATTCCATGCTCTGGCCCCAGATGGCCTGAATCCTCAATGGCCATTCGTAATAATTCTCTCAGCATGCAGCCCGACGGTCAACAATCTTTGAAGGGGCTACACCGGCACAGTGCACCAGAGAAGCTCCTTGCCACACAGCTTCAGTTATTGCAGTTTCACAGTGCCAGCCCTTCATTGGAACCTTATAGCCAGCCTCTTGCTCATAATCCCCGATCCTTCTGCACGCCACAGGAAGAGTTGCCGAGTAATTCTGAAATTTTCAACCATCAGGGAAATGCTACATTATCTGAACAGGGAGGCAGctcttcctcacctccaggGTCAGTACTCATAGAAGGTGTTTCTAATGATTCGGGTGACAAACTTGAAGGAACTGCTGTAAGCAAGTCCAGCTACCCAAATCAACCACATGTCTCCTGGGGTCGCTCTGTGAGTGTACCAGGAGAAGACTCTGGAACATCAGTTTCAGGCAACAGGTGTTCTAACGCAATACTTGAGAGTGGGTTTGAACCTCTAAGTTCTGCTGCAAGTGTGGATACCTTACTGGAAGAACAGAGAACATGTAACAGTGTAAAAACTCTTGAATGTAGGGAGATGGAAGAGAAGTTTCCCTCAAAGAAACCAAACCCATCCAGGAACCACAGACGCAATCGTCGTCGTGGTGAGCGATTCGCAACAAACCTTCGTAACGAGatccaaagaaaaaaagccCAGCTCCAGAGGAGTCGGGGACCGGGAGGGTTACTCTGTAGTGGTGAAACAGTTCAAGAAGAGGATGGGCCAGATATTCCTGAGGATGGCGACGATTCCGATAACGTAGTTCAAGAAAAATGTCCAGTTCTCCAAAATACACAATTCCAAGCAATAGATGAGAAGTCAGACAACGGTTCTGTACATACCCTTACTAAGAGAGCCGGTCAAAACACCACAAGATCGACATCTGTGCAAATTATGGATCCTGGGTTGCCTAGTTTTGGTGTTGGAATAAGAGTTGTCGAGGAGCTGGCTCCCGCGGGGAAAGCCCGCCGCTGGCGTTGGACTCCTGAGCACAAGCTGCAACCAGAGCCTGAATCTGACAGACGATGTGGAGTGATAAGGGAGAGGGTCTTTGACACTACAGGCTCGAGACATGGGGTGTGTGCTTTTACTTCTTCCACTTCATCATATGGCAGATCTTCTTCTTATTCAAGAACTGAGGAGTCAGACATTCTCCCATTTGCGGACAGAATGAAGTTTTTTGAGAAAATAAGCAAGGGTCCAAGTCATGGGCAGAACAGCACCTCTCATCATGTCGAATACCAAGAGGGAAGTACTGATCAACAGTCATCCCAAAGACGGTACTCCTACCAAGGAGGACAGGAGAACATGCTTCCTCAGACAATGGAAGCCAGAAGACAATCTATGTGTaatagagagagacagaaagaaagagctAATGAAATGGAGCAACGAACTAAGGAACAGGGAAAGGAGGACCGGGCGAGAGAAAGAGGTATGAGGCAGGCGAGGCATGATGAAGAACTGGAGATGGAGATTAGAGAAAGAACTCGTGTGGAAGAGCACAGAAGGAGACAAGAAATGGAATTAAGCGTTGAAAGGGTAAACGAGAAACTGCAAAAAGAGAGTGAGATGTGGAAGGAAAAGAACGATGCCCACACTGGCTTCCATGAGGAATTTTACCAACCTTCTTGTTCAAAAGAAAACGTTCTAGGTGTAAGTCATCTCCACAACCATCATcccatgactcagcagtttaGTTACAGCCAGAACCAAGCCCCACGATCCGCTTTCTACCCAATAATGCCCCATTCGCAGATGAACGACGGATTCCAACCTCTGTCATCAAGAGCCAGTGGGCCGGCTGAG ACGCCCTGCACTCGGCAACAGGAAACATCCATTCTCAGCAGGAAGTTGAGCCTGACAGAGAG AGACTACCACAGCTGGAGACGTGAGCCGAGACCACCTGAAAGCTTCGACCAACATCCTCAACATTTTCGCCCAGATCCACTACCCTCCAGAGAGACCAATGGCAGGAGTACAGACTACAACAGCTACTCCTTTGGTGCCCCCACTTTCTCACACCGGGCACGTGCAATGTCCGAAAATGACCTTCGCTTTGACAGAAGCCAGCGCTGGTTACCAGCAGATTCCAGGGCCGACAGGCATCCGCTGATCGAGGTTGAGGAGCATACTACTGGCGGAAGTGGAGAGGAACCAAAAGACACCACTCAGACAGCCAAGAAGAAGACTCCACCTCCGCCAAGGCCGCCACCTCCTAAATGGGAGCAGTTTCACAGACGACGTGCATCTCACCACACTCTGTTCACCACTGCTCCACATAACCAACCCATGTGTACGTCATCAAACACGACAGAGGATCACCTGACAAATGAGGCGCCAAACGAGACATCACGACAGCGGTCCTACAGTCTACCTCCACAGCGGCAAGAGGTGGCCGACAGCTGCTCGCGCTGCTGCTGTGAAAAAAGCCAGAGGCAAAGCTTTTCTCACTTCCCATCCAATCAAGTGGAAACAACACTCAGCagtcattcatttgaaaactcTCCTCCAAATCCCACTCGACAGTTTGCTGACCTGAGCAAACATGCGGCGTCTGATCATCAGTCTCAGGAAGAGTTGAATTCTGTCTCCCCACCGAGTCCCATGTTCTCCCGACGGTCCTTCAGGCCAGTGGTTCTGCCCCAGAGAGATGCTGGGATGCAGTTTGTCAGGGAGCGAGAGAATATTGAAGTTTTACTTCCGACACCCGCTGAAACAGCTGCGCTGAGCAG TGACTTCAACACCTATTCAGTCCGGAATAGAGAACCGATGAAAACGGCTCTGACCATCACAAGACCTGGATCTGAGTGGGAGAGAGCACCATCTCCAAGAGTTCATGGTGACGCCGTGCTTGTTCCTGTTTCAGAAAGTAGGGACAGTGGTGGCCTTTTGACCCATCCCTCTGCCgatgagcagcagaagcagaaagtCATCAATTTGGACTTCCAAAGTATCGAGCCACAAAGGATCCCTGAAACAGGAATTGAACCTCAGGAGACACTGAGCCCAAGCCCGGCGCAGAGtctggaggcagagctggacgTTCCTTTAGAGACGGACATTGATGACTTCCAGGAGGATGAAGGACTTCCTGTGGAAGATGAGCTGATCACAAGTGAGCTTACCTGCTTGGCGCTTCCCGTCACGGTCCTGGAAACCGACATTGACACCGTGCAAGATCTAGAGGTGGCATTGGTGGGCAGGACAAGGGTGGAGAGCGGGTCTGTGGAGGAGGATGTGGAGACAGAGATGAACAGCAGAGAACAACTGAGTCTGGAGGAACTATTCCCTCAGAGCAGCGAAGGAGAGTCGGGAACAGAGAGTTGGAGAGAGGCGTACCAGAGCACGGAGAACAACACTGACAGCTTGGACAG GCGATCTGGTGCAAGCTCCAGCTGTTCCTCCTATTACAGCACGTCTGCAGCCAAAGCCCAGCTTCTGTCACAGATGAAGGAATTCACGGATGACAGAGAGCGTGATGAGGACGATGAGTTGACCTACAAG AAGCAGCTAATGGAGAGTCTGAGAAAGAAGCTGGGAGTGTTGAGAGAAGCTCAGAGGGGACTGCAAGAGGACATACGGGCCAACTGCCAGCTTGGAGACGag GTGGAAAACATGGTCGTGGCGGTGTGCAAGCCCAATGAGGTCGACAAGTTCCGCATGTTCATCGGCGATCTGGACAAAGTGGTCAGTCTGCTGTTGTCGCTGTCTGGGCGGCTGCTCAGAGTGGAAACCACACTCGACACTATGGATCCTGAGACTGATGAACACGAGAGG ctccctctgctggagaAGAAACGCCAGCTCATGAGACAGCTGACTGAAGCTCAGGACTTGAAGGACCACGTTGACCGTAGAGAACAGGCTGTCAGCCGGGTATTGGGTCGCTGTCTTTCCCCTGAGCAGCACAGAGATTACAG CCACTTTGTGAAGATGAAGGCTGCCTTGCTCGTGGAGCAGAGGCAGCTGGAGGACAAGATCCGGCTGGGAGAGGAGCAGCTGCGGGGACTTAGAGAGAGTCTGGGGCTCGGCCTTGGCCTGGGCTTGGGAATGTCAATTGGCTATGGACAGTTTTGA
- the shroom4 gene encoding protein Shroom4 isoform X4 → MQWSHLPRPYSSTDRSSSLGSMESLDTPTPTTQLYSHNSPVDPALFNNKRDSAYSSFSASSNTSDYATIPMRHGEAVSMENLLRSLGSSCRGFAGIPVSTRASFGEMPDETHSIALKSRSLTRPRPTSVKVKERPSSCCFDESCREGDFDVVGKDEKSNPPKPPIRKDSFKAAQGCPRSANKRCASAPIEFSSNSYCCNENISSSKDAAANGHFLEPEQSQTDQNEDVRSSWMISDHHPQQEVTSLQSIPCSGPRWPESSMAIRNNSLSMQPDGQQSLKGLHRHSAPEKLLATQLQLLQFHSASPSLEPYSQPLAHNPRSFCTPQEELPSNSEIFNHQGNATLSEQGGSSSSPPGSVLIEGVSNDSGDKLEGTAVSKSSYPNQPHVSWGRSVSVPGEDSGTSVSGNRCSNAILESGFEPLSSAASVDTLLEEQRTCNSVKTLECREMEEKFPSKKPNPSRNHRRNRRRGERFATNLRNEIQRKKAQLQRSRGPGGLLCSGETVQEEDGPDIPEDGDDSDNVVQEKCPVLQNTQFQAIDEKSDNGSVHTLTKRAGQNTTRSTSVQIMDPGLPSFGVGIRVVEELAPAGKARRWRWTPEHKLQPEPESDRRCGVIRERVFDTTGSRHGVCAFTSSTSSYGRSSSYSRTEESDILPFADRMKFFEKISKGPSHGQNSTSHHVEYQEGSTDQQSSQRRYSYQGGQENMLPQTMEARRQSMCNRERQKERANEMEQRTKEQGKEDRARERGMRQARHDEELEMEIRERTRVEEHRRRQEMELSVERVNEKLQKESEMWKEKNDAHTGFHEEFYQPSCSKENVLGVSHLHNHHPMTQQFSYSQNQAPRSAFYPIMPHSQMNDGFQPLSSRASGPAETPCTRQQETSILSRKLSLTERDYHSWRREPRPPESFDQHPQHFRPDPLPSRETNGRSTDYNSYSFGAPTFSHRARAMSENDLRFDRSQRWLPADSRADRHPLIEVEEHTTGGSGEEPKDTTQTAKKKTPPPPRPPPPKWEQFHRRRASHHTLFTTAPHNQPMCTSSNTTEDHLTNEAPNETSRQRSYSLPPQRQEVADSCSRCCCEKSQRQSFSHFPSNQVETTLSSHSFENSPPNPTRQFADLSKHAASDHQSQEELNSVSPPSPMFSRRSFRPVVLPQRDAGMQFVRERENIEVLLPTPAETAALSSDFNTYSVRNREPMKTALTITRPGSEWERAPSPRVHGDAVLVPVSESRDSGGLLTHPSADEQQKQKVINLDFQSIEPQRIPETGIEPQETLSPSPAQSLEAELDVPLETDIDDFQEDEGLPVEDELITSELTCLALPVTVLETDIDTVQDLEVALVGRTRVESGSVEEDVETEMNSREQLSLEELFPQSSEGESGTESWREAYQSTENNTDSLDRRSGASSSCSSYYSTSAAKAQLLSQMKEFTDDRERDEDDELTYKKQLMESLRKKLGVLREAQRGLQEDIRANCQLGDEVENMVVAVCKPNEVDKFRMFIGDLDKVVSLLLSLSGRLLRVETTLDTMDPETDEHERLPLLEKKRQLMRQLTEAQDLKDHVDRREQAVSRVLGRCLSPEQHRDYSHFVKMKAALLVEQRQLEDKIRLGEEQLRGLRESLGLGLGLGLGMSIGYGQF, encoded by the exons ATGCAGTGGAGTCACCTGCCCAGACCGTACTCATCCACTGACCGCAGCAGTTCCCTTGGATCCATGGAGAGCTTGGACACGCCCACACCCACTACACAGCTATACTCCCATAATTCACCAGTGGACCCAGCCCTTTTTAACAACAAGAGAGACTCTGCTTATAGCTCCTTCTCTGCCAGCTCAAATACATCTGACTATGCAACAATTCCAATGAGGCATGGTGAAGCTGTCTCTATGGAAAATCTCCTTCGTAGCTTGGGCTCAAGCTGCAGAGGATTCGCTGGAATTCCTGTATCAACTCGGGCGTCATTTGGTGAGATGCCAGATGAAACGCATTCAATTGCACTGAAGTCCAGGTCACTGACAAGGCCAAGACCAACATCCGTCAAGGTAAAGGAAAGGCCCTCCTCCTGTTGTTTTGATGAAAGCTGTCGGGAAGGAGATTTTGATGTTGTGGGGAAGGACGAGAAGTCAAACCCTCCAAAGCCACCAATTAGAAAGGACAGTTTCAAGGCAGCTCAGGGCTGCCCAAGAAGTGCAAATAAACGTTGTGCATCTGCCCCAATTGAATTTTCTAGcaattcctattgctgtaatgAAAACATATCTTCTTCGAAAGATGCAGCTGCAAATGGACATTTTTTGGAACCAGAACAGTCCCAAACAGATCAAAATGAAGATGTGCGAAGTTCATGGATGATCTCTGATCATCACCCTCAGCAAGAAGTCACCAGTCTTCAATCCATTCCATGCTCTGGCCCCAGATGGCCTGAATCCTCAATGGCCATTCGTAATAATTCTCTCAGCATGCAGCCCGACGGTCAACAATCTTTGAAGGGGCTACACCGGCACAGTGCACCAGAGAAGCTCCTTGCCACACAGCTTCAGTTATTGCAGTTTCACAGTGCCAGCCCTTCATTGGAACCTTATAGCCAGCCTCTTGCTCATAATCCCCGATCCTTCTGCACGCCACAGGAAGAGTTGCCGAGTAATTCTGAAATTTTCAACCATCAGGGAAATGCTACATTATCTGAACAGGGAGGCAGctcttcctcacctccaggGTCAGTACTCATAGAAGGTGTTTCTAATGATTCGGGTGACAAACTTGAAGGAACTGCTGTAAGCAAGTCCAGCTACCCAAATCAACCACATGTCTCCTGGGGTCGCTCTGTGAGTGTACCAGGAGAAGACTCTGGAACATCAGTTTCAGGCAACAGGTGTTCTAACGCAATACTTGAGAGTGGGTTTGAACCTCTAAGTTCTGCTGCAAGTGTGGATACCTTACTGGAAGAACAGAGAACATGTAACAGTGTAAAAACTCTTGAATGTAGGGAGATGGAAGAGAAGTTTCCCTCAAAGAAACCAAACCCATCCAGGAACCACAGACGCAATCGTCGTCGTGGTGAGCGATTCGCAACAAACCTTCGTAACGAGatccaaagaaaaaaagccCAGCTCCAGAGGAGTCGGGGACCGGGAGGGTTACTCTGTAGTGGTGAAACAGTTCAAGAAGAGGATGGGCCAGATATTCCTGAGGATGGCGACGATTCCGATAACGTAGTTCAAGAAAAATGTCCAGTTCTCCAAAATACACAATTCCAAGCAATAGATGAGAAGTCAGACAACGGTTCTGTACATACCCTTACTAAGAGAGCCGGTCAAAACACCACAAGATCGACATCTGTGCAAATTATGGATCCTGGGTTGCCTAGTTTTGGTGTTGGAATAAGAGTTGTCGAGGAGCTGGCTCCCGCGGGGAAAGCCCGCCGCTGGCGTTGGACTCCTGAGCACAAGCTGCAACCAGAGCCTGAATCTGACAGACGATGTGGAGTGATAAGGGAGAGGGTCTTTGACACTACAGGCTCGAGACATGGGGTGTGTGCTTTTACTTCTTCCACTTCATCATATGGCAGATCTTCTTCTTATTCAAGAACTGAGGAGTCAGACATTCTCCCATTTGCGGACAGAATGAAGTTTTTTGAGAAAATAAGCAAGGGTCCAAGTCATGGGCAGAACAGCACCTCTCATCATGTCGAATACCAAGAGGGAAGTACTGATCAACAGTCATCCCAAAGACGGTACTCCTACCAAGGAGGACAGGAGAACATGCTTCCTCAGACAATGGAAGCCAGAAGACAATCTATGTGTaatagagagagacagaaagaaagagctAATGAAATGGAGCAACGAACTAAGGAACAGGGAAAGGAGGACCGGGCGAGAGAAAGAGGTATGAGGCAGGCGAGGCATGATGAAGAACTGGAGATGGAGATTAGAGAAAGAACTCGTGTGGAAGAGCACAGAAGGAGACAAGAAATGGAATTAAGCGTTGAAAGGGTAAACGAGAAACTGCAAAAAGAGAGTGAGATGTGGAAGGAAAAGAACGATGCCCACACTGGCTTCCATGAGGAATTTTACCAACCTTCTTGTTCAAAAGAAAACGTTCTAGGTGTAAGTCATCTCCACAACCATCATcccatgactcagcagtttaGTTACAGCCAGAACCAAGCCCCACGATCCGCTTTCTACCCAATAATGCCCCATTCGCAGATGAACGACGGATTCCAACCTCTGTCATCAAGAGCCAGTGGGCCGGCTGAG ACGCCCTGCACTCGGCAACAGGAAACATCCATTCTCAGCAGGAAGTTGAGCCTGACAGAGAG AGACTACCACAGCTGGAGACGTGAGCCGAGACCACCTGAAAGCTTCGACCAACATCCTCAACATTTTCGCCCAGATCCACTACCCTCCAGAGAGACCAATGGCAGGAGTACAGACTACAACAGCTACTCCTTTGGTGCCCCCACTTTCTCACACCGGGCACGTGCAATGTCCGAAAATGACCTTCGCTTTGACAGAAGCCAGCGCTGGTTACCAGCAGATTCCAGGGCCGACAGGCATCCGCTGATCGAGGTTGAGGAGCATACTACTGGCGGAAGTGGAGAGGAACCAAAAGACACCACTCAGACAGCCAAGAAGAAGACTCCACCTCCGCCAAGGCCGCCACCTCCTAAATGGGAGCAGTTTCACAGACGACGTGCATCTCACCACACTCTGTTCACCACTGCTCCACATAACCAACCCATGTGTACGTCATCAAACACGACAGAGGATCACCTGACAAATGAGGCGCCAAACGAGACATCACGACAGCGGTCCTACAGTCTACCTCCACAGCGGCAAGAGGTGGCCGACAGCTGCTCGCGCTGCTGCTGTGAAAAAAGCCAGAGGCAAAGCTTTTCTCACTTCCCATCCAATCAAGTGGAAACAACACTCAGCagtcattcatttgaaaactcTCCTCCAAATCCCACTCGACAGTTTGCTGACCTGAGCAAACATGCGGCGTCTGATCATCAGTCTCAGGAAGAGTTGAATTCTGTCTCCCCACCGAGTCCCATGTTCTCCCGACGGTCCTTCAGGCCAGTGGTTCTGCCCCAGAGAGATGCTGGGATGCAGTTTGTCAGGGAGCGAGAGAATATTGAAGTTTTACTTCCGACACCCGCTGAAACAGCTGCGCTGAGCAG TGACTTCAACACCTATTCAGTCCGGAATAGAGAACCGATGAAAACGGCTCTGACCATCACAAGACCTGGATCTGAGTGGGAGAGAGCACCATCTCCAAGAGTTCATGGTGACGCCGTGCTTGTTCCTGTTTCAGAAAGTAGGGACAGTGGTGGCCTTTTGACCCATCCCTCTGCCgatgagcagcagaagcagaaagtCATCAATTTGGACTTCCAAAGTATCGAGCCACAAAGGATCCCTGAAACAGGAATTGAACCTCAGGAGACACTGAGCCCAAGCCCGGCGCAGAGtctggaggcagagctggacgTTCCTTTAGAGACGGACATTGATGACTTCCAGGAGGATGAAGGACTTCCTGTGGAAGATGAGCTGATCACAAGTGAGCTTACCTGCTTGGCGCTTCCCGTCACGGTCCTGGAAACCGACATTGACACCGTGCAAGATCTAGAGGTGGCATTGGTGGGCAGGACAAGGGTGGAGAGCGGGTCTGTGGAGGAGGATGTGGAGACAGAGATGAACAGCAGAGAACAACTGAGTCTGGAGGAACTATTCCCTCAGAGCAGCGAAGGAGAGTCGGGAACAGAGAGTTGGAGAGAGGCGTACCAGAGCACGGAGAACAACACTGACAGCTTGGACAG GCGATCTGGTGCAAGCTCCAGCTGTTCCTCCTATTACAGCACGTCTGCAGCCAAAGCCCAGCTTCTGTCACAGATGAAGGAATTCACGGATGACAGAGAGCGTGATGAGGACGATGAGTTGACCTACAAG AAGCAGCTAATGGAGAGTCTGAGAAAGAAGCTGGGAGTGTTGAGAGAAGCTCAGAGGGGACTGCAAGAGGACATACGGGCCAACTGCCAGCTTGGAGACGag GTGGAAAACATGGTCGTGGCGGTGTGCAAGCCCAATGAGGTCGACAAGTTCCGCATGTTCATCGGCGATCTGGACAAAGTGGTCAGTCTGCTGTTGTCGCTGTCTGGGCGGCTGCTCAGAGTGGAAACCACACTCGACACTATGGATCCTGAGACTGATGAACACGAGAGG ctccctctgctggagaAGAAACGCCAGCTCATGAGACAGCTGACTGAAGCTCAGGACTTGAAGGACCACGTTGACCGTAGAGAACAGGCTGTCAGCCGGGTATTGGGTCGCTGTCTTTCCCCTGAGCAGCACAGAGATTACAG CCACTTTGTGAAGATGAAGGCTGCCTTGCTCGTGGAGCAGAGGCAGCTGGAGGACAAGATCCGGCTGGGAGAGGAGCAGCTGCGGGGACTTAGAGAGAGTCTGGGGCTCGGCCTTGGCCTGGGCTTGGGAATGTCAATTGGCTATGGACAGTTTTGA